Proteins from a genomic interval of Chionomys nivalis chromosome 7, mChiNiv1.1, whole genome shotgun sequence:
- the LOC130878173 gene encoding histone H2A type 3, translating into MSGRGKQGGKARAKAKSRSSRAGLQFPVGRVHRLLRKGNYSERVGAGAPVYLAAVLEYLTAEILELAGNAARDNKKTRIIPRHLQLAIRNDEELNKLLGRVTIAQGGVLPNIQAVLLPKKTESHHKAKGK; encoded by the coding sequence ATGTCTGGTCGTGGCAAGCAGGGCGGCAAAGCTCGCGCAAAAGCCAAGTCCCGCTCCTCCCGCGCCGGCCTGCAATTTCCTGTGGGCCGTGTGCACCGCCTTCTTCGTAAGGGCAACTACTCGGAGCGGGTGGGTGCCGGCGCCCCGGTGTACCTGGCAGCGGTGCTGGAGTACCTGACTGCCGAGATCCTGGAGCTGGCTGGTAACGCGGCCCGCGACAACAAGAAGACGCGCATCATCCCGCGCCACCTGCAGTTGGCCATCCGCAACGACGAGGAGCTCAACAAGCTGCTGGGCCGCGTGACCATCGCGCAGGGCGGCGTCCTGCCCAACATCCAGGCGGTGCTGCTGCCCAAGAAGACCGAAAGCCACCATAAGGCCAAGGGCAAGTGA